Proteins found in one Alicyclobacillus cycloheptanicus genomic segment:
- a CDS encoding homocysteine synthase: MTERKWGFETITLHGGFNGDPATNAVAVPIYQTSSYAFNNSEHAANLFALKEPGNIYTRIMNPTQDVFEQRIAALEGGIGALALSSGQAAITLSILNIAGAGDHIVSSSNLYGGTYNLLNVTLRRIGIDVTFVDPADLAAVEAAIQPNTKAVYAETIGNPRMDVLDIEAFAEIAHRHGVPLLIDNTFASPYLCRPIEFGADIVIHSATKFIGGHGTSIGGVIVDSGKFNWDNGKFPGLVEPDESYHGVSYVRDVGAPAYIIKARVQLLRDLGPAIAPFNSFLFLQGLETLPLRMERHCQNAQAVAEFLAAHSQVEWVQYPGLSTSPYHELAKKYLPKGQGAILTFGIRGGLEAGVKFIDSLALFTHLANVGDAKSLVIHPASTTHQQLSAEEQLAAGVTPNLVRLSIGLETLDDILEDLDTALQATKQSATA, from the coding sequence ATGACCGAACGGAAATGGGGATTTGAGACCATCACGCTGCACGGGGGATTTAACGGGGACCCGGCAACCAACGCCGTGGCGGTGCCGATTTACCAGACTTCTTCGTACGCCTTCAACAACTCCGAACACGCGGCCAACCTGTTTGCGCTCAAGGAGCCCGGCAACATCTATACGCGCATCATGAACCCGACGCAGGACGTCTTTGAACAGCGCATCGCGGCGCTCGAAGGCGGCATCGGCGCTTTGGCGCTGTCGTCCGGCCAGGCCGCCATCACGCTGTCCATCCTCAACATCGCGGGTGCGGGCGACCACATCGTCAGCTCGTCCAACCTGTACGGGGGTACATACAACCTGTTGAACGTGACGCTGCGCAGAATCGGGATCGACGTGACGTTTGTTGATCCGGCTGACCTCGCAGCTGTAGAGGCCGCCATCCAGCCGAACACCAAGGCGGTCTATGCGGAAACCATCGGCAACCCGCGGATGGACGTCTTGGATATCGAGGCGTTTGCAGAGATTGCGCATCGGCACGGCGTGCCGCTGTTGATCGACAACACGTTTGCCTCGCCATACCTGTGCCGTCCGATTGAATTCGGAGCGGACATCGTGATTCACTCTGCGACAAAGTTTATCGGCGGCCATGGCACGTCCATTGGCGGCGTGATTGTGGACAGCGGCAAGTTCAACTGGGATAACGGGAAATTCCCGGGCCTCGTGGAACCGGATGAGAGCTATCACGGCGTGTCCTATGTCCGCGACGTCGGTGCACCTGCGTACATCATCAAGGCACGTGTGCAGCTGCTGCGCGACTTGGGACCGGCGATTGCACCGTTTAACTCGTTTTTGTTTCTCCAGGGACTGGAAACCCTGCCTCTGCGCATGGAGCGCCACTGCCAGAATGCGCAGGCGGTCGCGGAGTTCCTGGCAGCGCACAGTCAAGTCGAGTGGGTCCAGTACCCAGGCCTGTCGACCAGCCCATATCACGAGTTGGCGAAGAAGTACCTGCCCAAGGGCCAGGGGGCCATTTTGACGTTCGGCATTCGAGGCGGCCTCGAAGCTGGCGTCAAATTCATCGACAGCCTGGCGCTGTTCACGCACCTCGCCAACGTCGGCGATGCCAAGAGCCTGGTCATTCATCCAGCCAGCACCACGCATCAGCAGCTGTCGGCGGAAGAGCAGCTGGCGGCCGGCGTGACGCCAAACCTCGTGCGGCTGTCCATTGGGCTCGAAACGCTGGACGATATTCTGGAAGACCTCGATACGGCGCTCCAGGCAACAAAGCAGTCCGCCACCGCGTAA
- a CDS encoding homoserine dehydrogenase: protein MSRTDSLALRTDTPSTPAASAPLSPRGDCALPSLGRTVTTAVPDTLRIGLLGCGVVGGGVVETLHQNARHIEAEHGVRLDIVRAAVRDVQRERSVHVRRSWLCSDWREVCEADDVDLVIEVMGGTSPAREAIATALTHGKHVVTANKQLLAACGVELQALAATVDRRLLFEASVLGGIPAIHILHTYFGANRIRALRGIVNGTSNYILTQMADTGLSFADALAEAQRLGYAEADPSADVEGYDALYKLQILARCGLRIDLPEAAVTRVGIMGVTSADLAAAKRLGCKVKHVAEVRLAADGRVSAQVAPVVVAPSDPLYAIDGVQNALVVTGDLVGDLTFAGPGAGAWPTASAIVEDVLKVIKAVPGHS from the coding sequence TTGAGCCGCACCGATTCCCTCGCGCTGCGGACTGATACGCCGTCGACACCGGCCGCTTCAGCGCCGCTTTCACCTCGCGGGGACTGTGCACTGCCGTCGCTCGGGCGCACTGTGACGACGGCCGTCCCCGACACCTTGCGGATCGGGCTGCTGGGGTGCGGTGTCGTCGGCGGCGGGGTGGTGGAGACGCTGCATCAGAATGCGCGGCACATTGAAGCAGAACACGGCGTTCGTCTGGACATCGTTCGGGCGGCGGTCCGCGACGTGCAGCGTGAGCGCTCTGTCCACGTTCGCCGGTCGTGGCTGTGCAGCGATTGGCGTGAGGTATGCGAGGCCGACGACGTCGACCTGGTCATTGAGGTGATGGGCGGGACGTCTCCGGCGCGGGAAGCGATTGCCACGGCGCTCACCCACGGGAAGCACGTGGTGACGGCCAACAAGCAGCTGCTCGCCGCTTGCGGCGTGGAACTCCAGGCCCTCGCAGCCACGGTCGACCGCCGCTTGCTGTTTGAGGCGAGTGTGCTCGGCGGGATCCCGGCGATTCACATCCTCCACACCTATTTTGGCGCCAACCGGATTCGCGCCTTGCGCGGCATTGTGAACGGCACGAGCAATTACATCCTGACCCAGATGGCAGACACGGGCCTGTCGTTTGCGGACGCACTGGCAGAAGCGCAGCGGCTGGGGTATGCGGAGGCGGACCCGTCTGCCGACGTGGAAGGGTACGATGCCCTCTACAAGCTGCAGATTCTGGCGCGCTGTGGTCTTCGCATCGATTTGCCGGAGGCTGCCGTAACGCGCGTCGGCATTATGGGGGTGACCTCGGCCGATTTGGCGGCGGCCAAACGCCTCGGCTGCAAAGTGAAGCACGTGGCGGAGGTGCGGCTGGCGGCGGACGGGCGCGTGTCGGCGCAGGTGGCGCCCGTGGTGGTGGCGCCGTCGGATCCGTTGTACGCGATTGACGGCGTGCAAAACGCCCTGGTGGTGACGGGCGATCTGGTCGGCGACTTGACGTTCGCGGGCCCGGGTGCGGGTGCTTGGCCGACCGCCAGCGCCATCGTGGAAGACGTGCTGAAGGTCATCAAGGCCGTGCCGGGGCACAGCTGA
- the metX gene encoding homoserine O-acetyltransferase MetX, with the protein MESHAEVQERALERPLTHHVRHTIQLSSFAFECGAVLEDVTIAYETWGRLNAARDNVVVVCHALTGDAHAGPGSPDGWWADLIGPGCAIDTNRFFVIASNVLGGCAGSTGPSSLAPDGTPYALRFPLVTVRDIVNAQIRLLDELGVGQVQMVIGGSLGGMQVWEWPLLAPGRVRCAVPIAAHAAFTPMGIGYNEAMRQAIVCDPNWHQGNYYGRGDGPRAGLAAARSIGMLTYRTNDLYRARFGREPAERANSRTDDALSVFTEPQFAVESYLHYQGKKLNDRFDANSYLYLTRAMDTHDIGRGRGGLAAALRAFGETRLCVIAIDSDYLYAASDLRETAELAVRCGVDCTYREMSSIYGHDAFLLEQRQLGALLAELEGGVSIEPHRFPRAAD; encoded by the coding sequence GTGGAATCACATGCGGAAGTTCAGGAACGAGCGCTTGAACGACCGTTGACGCATCACGTCCGTCATACCATCCAACTCTCTTCATTCGCGTTCGAGTGCGGCGCTGTTCTTGAGGACGTGACGATTGCGTATGAAACGTGGGGGCGCCTGAACGCCGCGCGCGACAATGTCGTCGTGGTGTGCCACGCCCTCACGGGAGACGCGCATGCCGGGCCCGGGTCGCCGGACGGCTGGTGGGCCGATTTGATTGGGCCGGGGTGCGCCATCGATACGAACCGCTTTTTCGTCATCGCGAGCAATGTGCTCGGTGGATGCGCCGGATCGACCGGCCCGAGTTCACTGGCGCCGGACGGCACGCCCTATGCACTTCGCTTTCCGCTGGTGACGGTACGGGACATTGTGAATGCCCAGATTCGTCTCTTGGATGAACTGGGGGTGGGTCAGGTGCAGATGGTCATCGGCGGGTCGCTTGGCGGCATGCAAGTCTGGGAGTGGCCGCTGCTGGCGCCGGGGCGCGTGCGCTGTGCGGTCCCCATCGCCGCGCATGCTGCGTTCACGCCGATGGGCATTGGCTATAACGAGGCAATGCGTCAAGCCATCGTGTGTGACCCCAACTGGCATCAGGGGAATTATTACGGGCGGGGCGACGGGCCGCGGGCCGGGCTGGCGGCGGCGCGATCGATCGGCATGCTGACGTATCGCACGAACGACCTGTACCGCGCTCGCTTTGGCCGCGAGCCAGCTGAGCGCGCAAACAGCCGGACAGACGACGCGCTCTCCGTGTTTACCGAGCCCCAGTTTGCGGTGGAGTCCTACCTTCACTATCAGGGCAAGAAACTGAACGACCGGTTTGACGCAAACAGTTACCTGTACCTGACGCGCGCGATGGACACGCACGACATTGGCCGCGGCCGCGGCGGACTGGCGGCGGCGCTGCGGGCGTTCGGGGAGACGCGCTTATGTGTCATCGCGATTGACAGCGATTACCTATACGCCGCCTCCGACTTGCGAGAGACAGCTGAACTTGCGGTTCGGTGCGGTGTGGATTGTACCTATCGGGAGATGTCGTCGATATACGGACATGATGCATTTTTATTGGAACAAAGGCAACTCGGCGCACTGCTTGCCGAACTGGAAGGGGGCGTGTCCATTGAGCCGCACCGATTCCCTCGCGCTGCGGACTGA